The region GAATAAGAAAGGTTGTGAATGATATAAAAAAGATAGCAGGAGCACAGACAGTCTCTGAAACCCTTGATATAGATATAGTAGGTAAAAGCCCATCTATGGGTGAGATATTCAAGATGGTAGGTAGAGCTGGAGCAAGTGATGAGCCTGTTCTTATAACAGGTGAAAGCGGAACAGGTAAAGAGGTGATAGCGAAGCTTATACACAGATACAGCAACAGATCAGACAGACCTTTTATCGCTATAAACTGTGCAGCTATTCCCTCAGGACTTATAGAGTCAGAGCTTTTCGGTTACGAGAAAGGTGCGTTTACAGGAGCTGACAAACCAAAGAAAGGAAAGTTTTTACTTGCAGACGGTGGAACGATATTCCTTGATGAGATAAGCGAGATGTCTCTTGAAGCCCAGAGTAAGCTTCTTAGAGTTCTTCAGGAAATGGAGGTAACACCTGTAGGTTCATCAAAAACATACAGCATTGATGTTAGAGTTATATCGGCAACAAACAGGGATCTTATAAAGCTTGTTGCAGAAGGTAAGTTCAGGGAGGATCTTTTCTACAGACTTTCAGTTATAGAGATACATATACCTCCTCTCAGGGAAAGGAAAGAGGACATACCTGATCTTATAGAGCTTTTCTCAAAACAGGCTATGAAAAAGTACGGTCTGAAAAGGGGTGGTTTTACGAAAGAAGCTGTGGAAGTTATGATGAACTATGACTATCCTGGAAATGTGAGGGAGCTTAAAAATATAGTAAACAAGCTTATAGCACTTCACAGGGAAAGGCCTATAACACCAGATCTTATACCTCCAAAGATAACAGGTTCAGAAGATTTTGGTGGAACAGACTGGAGGAGTGGTTTTGTAAAGGAGGCAAGAAGTCTGATACTTCAGAACAAGAAAAATATCTACGTAAAAATGATAGAAGAGGCAGAGAAACTGGTTATACAGGAAGTTTTAAAGCATACAAACGGGAATATATCGGAAGCAGCTAAATATCTTGGGATTCATAGAAATACTATCCACAGGAAAATAGAAGATTTAAATATATCTGTAAATAAGTTATGATTATATATATAAAGTCCTACAGGAAATAAAAACAGTTATGAAAAAAATTTTTAAATTTGCACTGCTGTTTGTCTTCTTATCATTTGTTTTTAGCTGTGCACCTAAACCTGCAGAGTATGAGGAGAAAAGAATCCAGAACAGCCAGTATTACTACAAGATAGGTCTTTCATATCTCAACAGCGGTAATATAGCACAGGCTATTTACTATCTTAATAAGGCATACGAGATTGATCCTGAAGATCCTGACATCCTTAATGCCCTGGGTATCGCATATACGAATGTTAAAGAGTATTCAAGGGCCAAAGAGTTTTTCCTTAAATCTATAGAGATCCTCCCTGATAAACCTGAGACATACACAAATCTCGGTGTTTTACTGGCACAGGAAGGAAATTACGAACAGGCACTGTGGTATTTAGAAAAGGCTATAGAAAACCCGAATTACAGAAATAAAGAAAAAGCCCTTTATAACATTGCTGTTGTTTACAGAAAGATGGGTAATCTTCCCAAATTTGAGGAGGCTTTAAAAAGGACAATATCATATAATCCTTACTTTATGAATGCATATATAACACTTGGAAATTACTACATACTCCAGAAGAGATATACAGATGCATACGATATATTTACGAGGGCTGTAAATGCAGGTCTTGTAAATCCATATATATATCTTGGTCTTGGAAAGGCTTACTACTATCTAGGTGAGTATGAAAAATCAAGATATTTCTTCCAGAAGGCTAAGAAGGTAGCTGGGGATGATATGTTCGTAAAGCAGGAAGCTGTAAAATTTATAGATATAGTTGATAGAAAGATAGTTGAGAAAAAAGAAAGGGAGATAAAAGAACAGAGTGTAAAAAAGAAGGTTAGTGTTAAGCGGGTTGTTAAAAAAGAGATAAGAAAAGAAGATAAAGTTGTAGAAACATTGGACACAGGTAAAGATCTATCTGAACCAGAAAAGAAGGAAGAATCCCCTGTTATGGAAGAAAAGAAACCGGAAAAAGAAAAGAGCGAAAATGAAAGGGTTAAGATTGGAGGAGAAAGGGATACAAAAGTAGCAAAGAGATCTGTTCCGGAGACGCCTAAGAAGGTTATTAAACCAAAAATAAGATTTTATGTTCAGGTAGGTGTTTTCTCGGATGAAAAATCTGCCATGGATATTTATGAAAAACTTAAAGAAAAGGGTTTTGAACCTCAGATCAAGAGAAGAAATATAGATGGTACAGAGTATTATTTTGTTATAATAGGATATTTCAAAAGTTACCTTGAGGCTTCAAGGTTTTATAGAAAAAATCTTAAGCCGGACGGCTTTAAAGGAATAGTAAAATTTGTTAGAAAGTAGGAGTGAGATGGAAGGAAAAAAGATAGATATCTCAGTGGTTATACCGATCTTTGATGAGGAAGAAAATCTACCCCTTCTTTACGAAAAACTTAAAAAAGTTCTTGATAGTCTTGGAAAGGAGTATGAGATCATCTTTGTTAATGACGGAAGTAGAGATAGATCATGGGAGATCATAAAGGAGTTTGCTGAGAAAGACAGCCATGTTGTTGGTGTTAATTTCAGAAAAAACTTTGGTCAGACAGCTGCGATGTCAGCCGGGTTTGAAACAGCCAGAGGTGAAGTGATAATAACTATGGATGGTGATCTCCAGAATGACCCTGAGGATATTCCTAAACTTCTTGAGCTTATAGATCAGGGTTACGATATAGTTAGTGGATGGAGAAAAGATAGAAAGGATGCCTTTTTAAGCAGAACTCTACCTTCAAGAATTGCAAACTGGCTTATATCTAAAGTTACAGGTGTTCATCTCCATGATTACGGCTGTTCCCTGAAAGCATACAGGGCTGATGTGGCAAAACAGCTTGATTTTTACGGTGAGATGCACAGATTCCTGCCAGCCTTATCAAAATCTATAGGGGCAAAAATCACTGAGATTCCTGTAAAACACCATCCGAGGATATATGGAAAATCAAAATACGGTATATCAAGAACATTCAAAGTACTACTTGACCTTATGCTTGTTAAATTTTTACTTGATTACAGAACAAAGCCTTTGAGGGTTTTTGGAGGAACAGGGGCTGTTTTATTTCTGTTTGGATCTATAACACTTTCTTATCTGGTTCTGATAAAGGTTCTGTTTGGTCAGGACATTGGGAACAGGCCTCTTTTGATATTTGGAACTCTTTTTGTTCTCTCAGGTATACAGCTTGTATCCACAGGGATTGTAGCTGAGCTTATAACAAGGACATACTATGAGTCCCAGGGCAAGAGACCGTATATTATCAAGGAAATAGTTAAGAAAGAAAGCTAAATTGAAAAAGTATATAAAGATATTTGAATTAATCGTCTCATTAGCTGTAACTGGAGGATTTATATACCTTTTTTATGTTGTAATAGGTTTTGAGAAGCTGATATACTTTTTGAAAAAAGTTTCCCCTACAGATCTTTTTATAGCTTTCATACTTTACCTTTTTTCATATATAACAAGAACATACAGATGGAAGATAACCCTTGAGATAAAAGATTTTAAAAAGCTCTTCAAGATCACATCATTCAACACTGTGTTTAATATATTTCTCCCTTTCAGAACAGGAGAGCTCTCCTTTTTCTATATGTTAAAAAAAGAGAATGTACCTTTCAAAGAAAGTGCAATAAGCTTTTTTACAGTGAGATTTTTTGATGCTGTATCACTTTTTACAGTTTTCCTCTCCTCATATCTGGTATATAAGGGTTTTACACTTTTTTCATTACTGCTTGTTTTAGTGATGCCTTTCAGTTTTTATATAATCAAGTTTATGGCAGGTTACATAAAGATAGAAAAGTTACAGAACTTTAACAGAAATGTCCTTACTGTAAAGAATATCCTTGTTCTGTATATACTCTCAGTACTTACTTTTGTTTTCAAATTCTCAGGTTTTTACTTTGTTATCCCCCACGGTATTGATCTAACATTTATTGAAAACTTTTTTGCAGCGGCAGCCGGGGATTTTACAACAATCCTTCCAATACACGGCGTTGCAGGGATAGGAACGTATGAGGGAGGTTATGCTGGAATACTTTACCTTTCAGGACTTGATAAGGATACAGCTCTCCTGTCCTCAGTTTTTGTCCACATTTTCATACTTATAGGGGCAGCTTTTATAGCAGGTTTCAGCTATATATTTTTAAGAAAATAATTATTTTTTACCAAAAAGCTGTTCTAACTTTTCTTTAACAATCTCAGATGTGATCTTTGTTACATCCTCCTTTATACTGTCTTTTATTGTTTCCTTGAGATCCTTCTCTATCTTGGAAACGAGATTCTCCTTAATCTCTTTTTTCAGAGACTCTTTAAGATCCTCAAGCTCCTTCTCTGTTCTATCAATAAAATCTTTCTGTAGGTCAGATATCAGCTTCTGTATCGCATCATCATTTTTAAGGTCATTTACAAGCTTCTCAACAGTCAGCTCTATTATCATCCTTTTAAGCTCTTCAGGAGAGATCTCAATCTCAAGCTTTATATTATTCGAGGGCTGGCTCTTAGGGATAACCTCATTTTTTTCAGGTATATTTACAGTTTCCTCAAATATTCCTGAATCCGGTATTACCTCTTCAATGCTTGCAGGTATGTTCTCATCAAGATTTATCTCCTCAATATTTTCCTCTACCTGAGGTATTTCCTGAATAATTGATTCTATATCGCTGCCCTTATCTTCAGATGAGACTTCGTTCCCACCAAAATCACCAAGTAATGCCTCTATATCCTCAGGGGGTTGATACACCTCTTCTGAAAAACTTTCCTCTTTTTTCAGTTCGGAGGAAGCCCGTTTTACAGACTCTATAAGTTTTTCATCCTCTTCATTTTTTATAAAGAACTGTATTGATACATTTTCAGGAAGTTCCTTTCTGTCAATAGGGTTTTCCTTTGATACAAGTATCTCAAACTTTTTGTCTTCAAGTTTATCCCTTGTTAAGAGAAATTTAAGATCATCCACAGCAAAGTCACCTGCTGATGCATCGTATATGATAATATCAGGATTAAAACTGCTTATATCTTTCAGCATACTTAAACTGTCTATATACAGCTGTACATTCAGATCTGAAAGTCTGGATTTGATTTTGTTTGATAGCTCCTGATCAAAAGAGATAACAGCGATATTCATTTTAAGATCCCTCCATTTTTATTAAGAATATTTCGTAATTTTATCAGTGAAAAATTAATTTTTAAAGTTTGTCTTGACATAAGGATCTTCACTTAATAAAATTATGACTGATGAGTCAGTCAGATACGAAAGAGAGGCTTATAAATTCTGCTGTAAAGATCTTTTCAGAGAAAGGGTATTTCAATACAAAGGTGTCTGATATCGTAAAAGATGCCGGTGTAGCTCAGGGAACTTTTTATCTTTACTTTAAAAGTAAGGAGGAGATATTTCTTTCTATTGTTGAGTATATAGTTGATCAGATAAACGGGACTATAGAAAAGTTTATATCTTCTGATCACAATGCTGAAACAAAGGTGATAAATTTTGGGAGAGAGATATTTACTGTTCTCTACAGTTACAGGGAGATCGCTTATATATACCTTTTTCAGCTTTTCAGCATAGATGAGAAGTTCAAAAGTATATACGTATCAACAAATAACAGGATAAGAGACTTTTATATGGAAACTCTGAAAGGTTATCCACAAAAGGAGGTAGCGGCAGATATTCTTATGGGTTTCGGTAAAAGGCTTTTAGAGTTTAATATCCTTATACAGAAACAGGATATAAATCAGGTGATTGGTGAGTTTGAGAAAGGGGTGAAAATAATCTTCAGGGGAATGAGATGAGAAAAGGTTTAATACTTGTTTTGCTGCCATTAACAGCTTTTGGTTTAACAATGGACGAAGCTGTAAATATAGCTCTTCAGAATAACCTGAGAATAAAACAGAAAGAGATGGATATCCATATCTCTAAACTCCAGCTAAAAGAGGATAAAAATCTATGGTATCCACAGTTTTTTATTAACTACTCATTTACATTTCTTAAGGACACACCTTATACAAACCTTCCCCCTTCAGCCTTGTTTCCCGTTCCCTTTTCATTCAAACAGATGAGCAGAGATTTTTATAACTTTGAGATAGGTTTTAACTACCCTATTTTTACGGGATTCTCAAGAACAGGAAAGATAAAGATATCAAAGGCTGAGATAAACTTCA is a window of Persephonella marina EX-H1 DNA encoding:
- a CDS encoding sigma-54-dependent transcriptional regulator, which produces MKALVFDDERTIRNVLKKVLMKEDLTVKTYESGKDAVQIIQEELPDIVFLDISLGDADGLEILKQVIGFENKPYVVMISGHNEYNYLIEAMKLGAYDYIPKPFDIERIRKVVNDIKKIAGAQTVSETLDIDIVGKSPSMGEIFKMVGRAGASDEPVLITGESGTGKEVIAKLIHRYSNRSDRPFIAINCAAIPSGLIESELFGYEKGAFTGADKPKKGKFLLADGGTIFLDEISEMSLEAQSKLLRVLQEMEVTPVGSSKTYSIDVRVISATNRDLIKLVAEGKFREDLFYRLSVIEIHIPPLRERKEDIPDLIELFSKQAMKKYGLKRGGFTKEAVEVMMNYDYPGNVRELKNIVNKLIALHRERPITPDLIPPKITGSEDFGGTDWRSGFVKEARSLILQNKKNIYVKMIEEAEKLVIQEVLKHTNGNISEAAKYLGIHRNTIHRKIEDLNISVNKL
- a CDS encoding tetratricopeptide repeat protein, producing the protein MKKIFKFALLFVFLSFVFSCAPKPAEYEEKRIQNSQYYYKIGLSYLNSGNIAQAIYYLNKAYEIDPEDPDILNALGIAYTNVKEYSRAKEFFLKSIEILPDKPETYTNLGVLLAQEGNYEQALWYLEKAIENPNYRNKEKALYNIAVVYRKMGNLPKFEEALKRTISYNPYFMNAYITLGNYYILQKRYTDAYDIFTRAVNAGLVNPYIYLGLGKAYYYLGEYEKSRYFFQKAKKVAGDDMFVKQEAVKFIDIVDRKIVEKKEREIKEQSVKKKVSVKRVVKKEIRKEDKVVETLDTGKDLSEPEKKEESPVMEEKKPEKEKSENERVKIGGERDTKVAKRSVPETPKKVIKPKIRFYVQVGVFSDEKSAMDIYEKLKEKGFEPQIKRRNIDGTEYYFVIIGYFKSYLEASRFYRKNLKPDGFKGIVKFVRK
- a CDS encoding glycosyltransferase family 2 protein, which translates into the protein MEGKKIDISVVIPIFDEEENLPLLYEKLKKVLDSLGKEYEIIFVNDGSRDRSWEIIKEFAEKDSHVVGVNFRKNFGQTAAMSAGFETARGEVIITMDGDLQNDPEDIPKLLELIDQGYDIVSGWRKDRKDAFLSRTLPSRIANWLISKVTGVHLHDYGCSLKAYRADVAKQLDFYGEMHRFLPALSKSIGAKITEIPVKHHPRIYGKSKYGISRTFKVLLDLMLVKFLLDYRTKPLRVFGGTGAVLFLFGSITLSYLVLIKVLFGQDIGNRPLLIFGTLFVLSGIQLVSTGIVAELITRTYYESQGKRPYIIKEIVKKES
- a CDS encoding lysylphosphatidylglycerol synthase transmembrane domain-containing protein; protein product: MKKYIKIFELIVSLAVTGGFIYLFYVVIGFEKLIYFLKKVSPTDLFIAFILYLFSYITRTYRWKITLEIKDFKKLFKITSFNTVFNIFLPFRTGELSFFYMLKKENVPFKESAISFFTVRFFDAVSLFTVFLSSYLVYKGFTLFSLLLVLVMPFSFYIIKFMAGYIKIEKLQNFNRNVLTVKNILVLYILSVLTFVFKFSGFYFVIPHGIDLTFIENFFAAAAGDFTTILPIHGVAGIGTYEGGYAGILYLSGLDKDTALLSSVFVHIFILIGAAFIAGFSYIFLRK
- a CDS encoding TetR/AcrR family transcriptional regulator, whose protein sequence is MSQSDTKERLINSAVKIFSEKGYFNTKVSDIVKDAGVAQGTFYLYFKSKEEIFLSIVEYIVDQINGTIEKFISSDHNAETKVINFGREIFTVLYSYREIAYIYLFQLFSIDEKFKSIYVSTNNRIRDFYMETLKGYPQKEVAADILMGFGKRLLEFNILIQKQDINQVIGEFEKGVKIIFRGMR